The sequence below is a genomic window from Nostoc flagelliforme CCNUN1.
CTTACAACCAACCACGAATATAATGCTTGCCGCAATGCACTTGATTTTATTGCCAGTCGCACTGGTGCGCGGGTGGTGGTGGCAAAAATTCCTTTCCCCATTGACTCGCCACAGCAAGTAGTGGCAGCAGTAATTGAGCGAGTTTCACCAAAAACACGATTAGCACTTTTGGATCATGTTACCAGCCAGACAGGGTTAATCTTCCCGATTCAAGAGTTGGCGAAGGAGTTGCAACAACGGGGTGTAGATACATTGGTAGATGGTGCCCACGCACCTGGAATGATTCCCCTCGAATTGGAAGAAATTGGCGCAGCTTATTACACTGGGAATTGTCATAAATGGCTGTGTGCCCCAAAAGGAGCAGCATTTTTGTATGTGCGACGAGATAAACAGTCAGAAATTCGTCCCTTAACAATTAGCCACGGCACAAATTCGCCACGCACCGATAAAAGCCGCTTTCAGTTGGAATTTGACTGGACAGGTACAGACGATCCTACAGCTTATATGTGTGTACCGGAAGCGATCGCTTTTATGGGTTCGTTGCTACCTGGTGGGTGGACAGAATTGAGACAGCAAAATCATCAGCTAGTGTTGCAGGGAAGACAGCTACTTTGTGAAGCGCTAGAAGTGCAACCGCCTTGTCCAGAAGAGATGATTGGTTCAATGGCGGTTGTGCCAATGCCTGCGACTTTGGAAAACCGCGATTTCATGTCTATACATGATGAGTTGTTCGATAAGTTTGGTATTCAAGTGCAGGTGATGCCGTGGCAGGAAAAACCTCGGCTGTTGCTAAGGATTTCGGCACAGATTTACAATACTTTAGAGCAGTATGAGTATTTGGCA
It includes:
- a CDS encoding aminotransferase class V-fold PLP-dependent enzyme codes for the protein MDSRLSVRDLWSLDSTVTFLNHGSFGACPKQVLEFQQKLRSQLEQEPLRFFGREWEPLLDDARSKLAAFVSADAQDLAFVPNATTGVNSVLRSLTFSPEDEILTTNHEYNACRNALDFIASRTGARVVVAKIPFPIDSPQQVVAAVIERVSPKTRLALLDHVTSQTGLIFPIQELAKELQQRGVDTLVDGAHAPGMIPLELEEIGAAYYTGNCHKWLCAPKGAAFLYVRRDKQSEIRPLTISHGTNSPRTDKSRFQLEFDWTGTDDPTAYMCVPEAIAFMGSLLPGGWTELRQQNHQLVLQGRQLLCEALEVQPPCPEEMIGSMAVVPMPATLENRDFMSIHDELFDKFGIQVQVMPWQEKPRLLLRISAQIYNTLEQYEYLAKVLKGLCC